One stretch of Argiope bruennichi chromosome 3, qqArgBrue1.1, whole genome shotgun sequence DNA includes these proteins:
- the LOC129962766 gene encoding uncharacterized protein LOC129962766 yields MSLLVNNVNISDLWRLDTLNINDPAETQSRKELEEATKEHFESSVTRDNEGRYIVSLPWIHDHPSLPDGRKIAERRLNSCIKALERAKRLVDYDDVFQYWQSEGIIEEVDPMQEIKEGQHFLPHHPVFKENSTTKVRSVFDGSAKEKNTHSINDCLEKGPNLVELIPSLINRFRVRKYG; encoded by the coding sequence ATGTCGCTACTTGTCAACAACGTAAATATATCCGATCTTTGGAGGCTTGATACTTTGAATATCAATGACCCTGCGGAAACTCAAAGTAGAAAAGAACTAGAAGAAGCGACTAAGGAACATTTTGAAAGCAGTGTAACACGAGATAACGAGGGGCGCTACATTGTCAGTCTACCGTGGATACATGATCATCCGTCTCTTCCTGATGGCAGAAAGATAGCTGAACGAAGACTTAACAGTTGTATTAAAGCCTTAGAACGTGCCAAAAGGCTGGTCGATTATGATGATGTTTTTCAGTATTGGCAGAGTGAGGGTATTATTGAAGAAGTTGATCCTATGCAAGAAATCAAAGAAGGACAGCATTTCTTACCTCACCATCCTGTCTTCAAGGAGAATTCGACGACCAAAGTTCGATCCGTTTTTGATGGTTCAGCTAAAGAAAAGAATACACATTCTATTAATGACTGCCTCGAAAAGGGACCAAATCTTGTAGAACTCATTCCATCTCTCATAAATCGCTTTCGTGTTAGAAAATATGGATGA